One Desulfovibrio sp. Fe33 DNA segment encodes these proteins:
- the thiD gene encoding bifunctional hydroxymethylpyrimidine kinase/phosphomethylpyrimidine kinase: MERLPCVLTIAGSDSGGGAGIQADLKAITVLGGFGASVITALTAQNTAAVTGIHAPSAKFVALQLKTVLDDIRVDAAKTGMLFSAPIIEAVAAGLANKNFPLVVDPVCVATSGGKLLQDDAVEAMVERMFPLADLLTPNMPEAELFTGMKIKDREDVFLAGKLLLKMGPKAVLIKGGHADSLAVTDWFMRPGAEPIPFMQQRVDTDCTHGTGCTLSASIATGLARGLDMEAAILRAQEYLNLALRAGYRLGEGGGPPNHLAPWIKERAKEGALAVVDEIGRRLAIVPGVEALLPRGRTNVAVAVPFADSIRDVAGFSGGFIALARGGVEVVGYPEFGTNERSAALLLSARRVRPEVQCAMMLRGGAAVRQVFAKLDIEVTWMDWEGRPEYVGDEGCGFEEWGGLEALKSHPAPGNVRALGDPGGMGREPVIHLLAENADELLAVLRRIVDQLVGNADEV; this comes from the coding sequence ATGGAAAGACTTCCCTGTGTCCTGACCATCGCCGGTTCCGATTCCGGCGGCGGGGCCGGCATTCAGGCCGACCTTAAGGCCATCACCGTGCTTGGCGGTTTCGGCGCGAGCGTCATTACGGCGCTGACCGCCCAGAATACCGCTGCGGTGACCGGCATCCATGCCCCGTCGGCCAAGTTCGTGGCCTTGCAGCTCAAGACCGTGCTTGACGATATCCGGGTGGATGCGGCCAAGACGGGGATGCTTTTTTCCGCTCCGATCATCGAGGCCGTGGCCGCAGGCCTGGCGAACAAAAATTTCCCCCTGGTGGTTGATCCGGTCTGCGTGGCCACTTCGGGAGGCAAGCTTTTGCAGGACGACGCGGTGGAGGCCATGGTGGAACGGATGTTCCCTCTGGCGGACCTGCTTACCCCGAACATGCCCGAGGCCGAGTTATTTACGGGCATGAAGATAAAGGACAGGGAGGATGTCTTCCTGGCCGGTAAGCTGCTTCTCAAGATGGGGCCGAAAGCGGTGCTTATCAAGGGAGGACACGCCGACTCTCTGGCCGTGACCGACTGGTTCATGCGCCCTGGAGCCGAACCGATTCCCTTCATGCAGCAGCGGGTCGACACGGATTGCACCCATGGCACCGGCTGCACCCTGTCCGCGTCCATCGCCACCGGGCTGGCCCGGGGGCTGGACATGGAGGCGGCAATCCTGCGCGCCCAGGAATATTTGAACCTGGCCTTGCGGGCCGGGTATAGGCTGGGTGAAGGGGGCGGCCCGCCCAATCACCTCGCGCCGTGGATAAAAGAGCGCGCCAAGGAAGGGGCTCTTGCCGTGGTTGATGAAATTGGAAGGCGGCTTGCGATTGTTCCCGGGGTCGAGGCCTTGCTGCCGCGCGGCCGGACCAATGTGGCTGTGGCTGTGCCCTTTGCAGACTCCATTCGCGATGTGGCCGGATTTTCCGGCGGGTTCATTGCCCTGGCGCGTGGCGGGGTGGAAGTGGTGGGCTATCCCGAGTTCGGAACGAATGAACGTTCAGCGGCTTTGCTGCTGTCCGCCCGGAGGGTGCGGCCCGAGGTCCAATGTGCCATGATGCTGCGCGGCGGCGCGGCTGTTCGCCAAGTCTTTGCAAAGCTTGACATAGAGGTCACTTGGATGGATTGGGAAGGGCGGCCCGAGTATGTCGGCGACGAAGGTTGTGGGTTTGAAGAGTGGGGCGGTCTGGAAGCCCTCAAGTCGCATCCGGCGCCGGGGAATGTCCGGGCGTTGGGTGATCCGGGCGGCATGGGCCGAGAGCCGGTCATCCATTTGCTGGCCGAAAATGCGGACGAATTGCTGGCCGTTTTGCGCAGAATTGTCGACCAACTGGTCGGAAACGCCGATGAAGTGTAG